The Solea senegalensis isolate Sse05_10M linkage group LG4, IFAPA_SoseM_1, whole genome shotgun sequence genome includes a region encoding these proteins:
- the LOC122768714 gene encoding sodium- and chloride-dependent GABA transporter 3-like — translation MEGEFVGGNSLDVPSPDSKLVKKTQLLDRGQWASKLEFLLAVAGTLVGLGNLWRFPYLCYKNGGGAFLVPYVLFLLACGIPMFLLETAMGQFTSQGCITCWRHFCPLFEGQCTV, via the exons ATGGAGGG GGAatttgtgggaggaaacagccTTGATGTTCCCAGTCCAGATAGCAAGTTGGTGAAGAAGACTCAACTGCTGGACCGTGGCCAATGGGCGAGCAAGTTGGAGTTCCTACTGGCTGTGGCAGGAACCCTGGTTGGGCTGGGAAACCTCTGGAGGTTCCCCTATTTGTGCTATAAAAATGGGGGAG GTGCATTTCTAGTTCCATATGTCTTGTTTCTGCTCGCTTGTGGTATCCCCATGTTCCTCCTGGAGACGGCCATGGGACAGTTTACATCTCAGGGATGTATCACCTGCTGGAGGCACTTCTGCCCCCTGTTTGAAGGTCAGTGTACCGTGTAG